One part of the Candidatus Methylomirabilota bacterium genome encodes these proteins:
- a CDS encoding Uma2 family endonuclease, with protein sequence MAVELVRHRFTVADFHRMAEAGILGGDDRVELIDGEIVEMTPIGSRHAACVDRLAQLFFEQVGRRAIVRVQSPIRLGEHSEPQPDVTLLRPHPDFYAAAHPRPEDVLLVVEVAETSAQLDRTVKAPLYARAGIPELWLVDLEAEAIVVHRLASSEGYRDVRTARRGQRLSVGTPLELDVAADAVLGERPA encoded by the coding sequence ATGGCGGTCGAGTTGGTCAGGCACCGGTTCACGGTGGCGGACTTCCATCGGATGGCCGAGGCTGGGATCCTGGGCGGGGACGATCGGGTCGAACTGATCGACGGCGAGATCGTGGAGATGACGCCCATCGGAAGCCGGCACGCGGCCTGTGTGGACCGGCTGGCCCAGCTCTTCTTCGAACAAGTGGGGCGGCGGGCCATCGTCCGCGTCCAGAGCCCCATCCGGCTGGGGGAACACTCCGAGCCTCAGCCCGATGTGACGCTGCTTCGCCCCCATCCGGACTTCTATGCGGCCGCACATCCACGCCCTGAGGATGTTCTGCTGGTGGTGGAGGTGGCGGAGACCTCGGCCCAGCTCGACCGGACCGTCAAGGCGCCGTTGTACGCGCGGGCCGGCATTCCGGAACTCTGGCTGGTGGACCTGGAGGCGGAGGCGATCGTGGTTCATCGGCTCGCGTCGTCCGAGGGGTATCGGGACGTGCGGACGGCGCGGCGGGGGCAGCGCCTCTCTGTGGGCACCCCGCTGG